One window of the Ruficoccus amylovorans genome contains the following:
- a CDS encoding tyrosine-type recombinase/integrase: MSVFRQPRGNGKFSKTYSCSVWINGKKTTRSLRTTHLDRALKHEKELKQGIALQEQGLPVPSHLFGAPTRKILDLVADYERSHTAKRLRQKHIHDTVTRIKTLAEVCNWEDLGDITPTGFEQWRGQVPVCERTGRELSAKTINEYLLSMRAFLNWLKKQGIIERDPLEYVEKCETRGNETKNRREWTDDELETFMRYGKPPHRADYRIGIWLLHWTGLRKNELQNPRWGDVFIDDGKAQAIIRAKYSKGRTSEQIPLMPKVVAQLHSMRPKKWKPEDKVLPFRLPGSEQFRVDQERAGLVYKNEFGDHDFHSLRYSHGHWLAVRGVPLLVIQAILRHKDPSTTARHYMNIAKLAANKTLEEVYASEGCTPNCTP; encoded by the coding sequence ATGAGCGTTTTCAGGCAACCCCGCGGCAACGGGAAGTTCTCTAAAACCTACTCCTGCTCCGTCTGGATCAACGGCAAGAAAACAACTCGCTCGCTACGAACCACCCATCTTGATCGCGCCCTCAAGCACGAGAAGGAACTCAAACAGGGGATTGCCCTGCAAGAGCAAGGCCTGCCGGTCCCTTCGCACCTCTTTGGCGCACCTACGCGGAAAATCCTCGATCTGGTAGCCGACTACGAACGGTCACACACAGCCAAGCGGTTACGGCAAAAGCACATCCACGACACGGTGACGCGCATCAAGACGCTGGCCGAAGTCTGCAACTGGGAAGACCTGGGCGACATTACGCCAACTGGCTTCGAACAGTGGCGCGGGCAAGTGCCGGTTTGCGAGCGGACAGGCCGGGAGCTTTCAGCCAAGACGATCAACGAGTACCTGCTGAGCATGCGGGCCTTTCTCAACTGGCTGAAAAAGCAGGGGATCATTGAGCGCGATCCGCTGGAGTACGTCGAGAAGTGCGAGACGCGGGGCAATGAGACCAAGAACCGCCGCGAGTGGACGGATGACGAGCTTGAAACGTTCATGCGCTACGGGAAGCCACCCCATCGGGCAGACTATCGCATCGGAATATGGCTGCTGCACTGGACCGGCTTGCGCAAAAACGAGCTGCAAAACCCGCGTTGGGGTGACGTGTTCATCGATGACGGGAAGGCACAAGCCATCATCCGCGCCAAGTACTCAAAAGGCCGAACCAGCGAGCAAATCCCCCTTATGCCTAAGGTTGTGGCTCAATTGCACTCCATGCGGCCGAAGAAATGGAAGCCGGAGGACAAGGTTTTGCCGTTCCGGCTGCCCGGCTCCGAACAGTTTCGCGTCGATCAGGAACGCGCCGGATTGGTGTACAAAAATGAGTTCGGGGACCACGATTTCCACTCCCTGCGCTACTCACACGGCCACTGGCTAGCTGTGCGTGGCGTTCCTTTGCTCGTTATTCAGGCCATCCTACGACACAAAGATCCTTCGACCACAGCCCGGCACTATATGAACATCGCCAAGCTGGCGGCTAACAAGACGCTGGAGGAAGTTTATGCCTCAGAGGGGTGCACTCCAAATTGCACTCCATT
- a CDS encoding methyltransferase domain-containing protein, translated as MSADIEADTGITTEASNWVFDEHVAPHFDEHVRKSVPEYDRVQELAATFSDWFTHPDCTVLDFGAATGETLRLIRKRHRKALTLIGYDNSQAMIAQAASNGIEVTFTDLERLSDIPPFSYGVALYTLQFLHPQARQQLVYQIANTIERGGGLFVVEKVLGSYPTTQDIIQQLYWDMKISNGLTPAQVINKAHALRGCIFPKTIAENEAEFRAAGFSQIELVFKDLQFCGWLLIR; from the coding sequence ATGAGCGCCGACATCGAAGCCGACACCGGGATTACCACTGAAGCCAGTAACTGGGTCTTTGACGAGCACGTCGCCCCGCATTTCGATGAACACGTCCGCAAGAGCGTTCCTGAATACGACCGGGTGCAGGAACTCGCCGCCACGTTCTCGGACTGGTTCACGCACCCCGATTGCACCGTGCTGGACTTTGGCGCGGCCACCGGCGAAACCCTGCGTCTGATCCGTAAACGCCACCGTAAAGCCCTTACGCTGATCGGCTACGATAACTCGCAGGCCATGATCGCTCAGGCGGCCAGCAATGGCATTGAGGTTACGTTCACCGACCTTGAACGCCTTTCGGATATTCCCCCCTTCTCCTACGGCGTGGCGCTGTACACCCTGCAATTCCTGCATCCCCAGGCCCGCCAGCAACTCGTGTATCAAATCGCCAATACCATTGAGCGCGGCGGGGGCCTGTTTGTGGTGGAAAAGGTGCTCGGCAGCTATCCCACCACGCAGGACATCATCCAGCAGCTTTATTGGGACATGAAGATTAGCAACGGCCTGACCCCGGCCCAAGTTATCAACAAGGCCCACGCCCTGCGCGGGTGCATATTCCCGAAGACGATTGCCGAAAACGAAGCCGAGTTCCGCGCCGCTGGTTTCTCGCAGATCGAACTTGTCTTCAAGGATCTCCAGTTCTGCGGCTGGCTCCTGATTCGGTAG